A genomic segment from Desulfonatronum lacustre DSM 10312 encodes:
- a CDS encoding DUF3368 domain-containing protein translates to MFDRAVVNAGPLIALSLLDSLDLLPTLFTECWVPRTVYNEVSVADIDKPGARALQRAVWQMRVRVSPVPDPLLVMELDDGEAEVICLARHLSPCMAIIDERRGRRIARHVYGLPVKGTAGILVAAKRRGLIPVVRPLLLELRASGYYLADNVIAAACQAVGE, encoded by the coding sequence ATGTTTGATCGCGCGGTGGTCAATGCCGGTCCGCTGATCGCGCTATCACTGCTTGATTCCCTCGATTTGTTGCCAACGTTGTTTACCGAGTGCTGGGTTCCGCGGACCGTCTACAACGAAGTGTCGGTGGCGGATATCGACAAGCCGGGGGCCAGAGCTTTGCAGAGAGCAGTCTGGCAGATGCGTGTCAGAGTGAGTCCCGTTCCCGACCCTTTGCTGGTGATGGAGTTGGATGACGGAGAGGCCGAGGTCATATGCCTTGCACGGCATCTGTCGCCGTGCATGGCGATCATTGATGAACGACGAGGTCGACGAATCGCCCGGCATGTTTATGGACTTCCCGTCAAGGGGACGGCTGGGATTTTGGTCGCAGCCAAACGTCGCGGGTTGATTCCCGTTGTGCGGCCGCTCTTATTGGAGCTGCGCGCCTCAGGATATTATCTCGCCGACAACGTGATTGCCGCCGCATGCCAGGCAGTGGGCGAATAA
- the modB gene encoding molybdate ABC transporter permease subunit produces MPDGSFLFPLQLTLRVASLATLFALVFGVLLAWVIHRFRFPGRNMLDAVLTLPMVLPPTVLGYYLIVLIGRNGVIGGWLESTFGITLMFTWQGAVIAASVVAFPLVFKSARAALEGVGQKYENAARTLGCGEWQIFLRVLLPMAVRGIVAGTMLAFARAMGEFGATLMVAGNLPGRTQTMPLAVYSAVQTGNQDLANMLVLVLSAACVLILWITGSLLKPKWEER; encoded by the coding sequence GTGCCTGACGGCTCGTTTCTCTTCCCCCTGCAACTGACCTTGCGCGTGGCTTCCCTGGCCACGCTGTTCGCCCTGGTGTTCGGGGTGCTGCTGGCCTGGGTGATTCATCGGTTTCGTTTTCCCGGTCGGAACATGCTGGATGCCGTGTTGACCCTGCCCATGGTCCTGCCGCCCACGGTGCTTGGCTACTATTTGATCGTGCTGATAGGGCGCAACGGAGTGATCGGCGGCTGGCTGGAGTCGACTTTTGGGATCACCCTGATGTTCACCTGGCAGGGGGCGGTGATTGCCGCGTCCGTGGTGGCGTTTCCCCTGGTGTTCAAGTCGGCCCGAGCCGCGTTGGAAGGGGTGGGGCAAAAATACGAGAACGCGGCCCGCACCCTGGGCTGCGGCGAATGGCAAATTTTCTTGCGCGTCTTGCTGCCCATGGCCGTGCGCGGAATCGTGGCCGGAACCATGCTGGCCTTTGCCCGGGCCATGGGCGAGTTCGGGGCCACCTTGATGGTTGCCGGGAACCTGCCCGGTCGAACCCAGACCATGCCCTTGGCCGTGTACAGCGCCGTGCAGACCGGGAACCAAGACTTGGCCAACATGTTGGTGCTTGTCTTGTCCGCCGCCTGCGTGTTGATTTTATGGATTACGGGATCTCTGCTCAAACCCAAATGGGAGGAAAGGTGA
- a CDS encoding GTPase family protein — MISKTALLRGFGLLRLLAVFLAALPLLALPALGLAWIWLSDHRPFWLAALGICAVSGYGLHLLAARIERSRSKTDQAEQSIDPESRTTRPAPHWSRQDEACWIKVEELAQRTSPKDWAVADVQRIALLGRDTLDVVAGHYHPEADNPLLELTIPHALLITERAARDLRREITRTIPFSHKLTMGLLARINRWRETVKQYETLYRLGRAVLSPYSALFHEVRRNLGNSIAGYGLENVKAWLLREYVRKVGYYAIELYSGKLLLIDEDPTARPTAATRSDLNDAGKHGEPSTSEPLRILVLGRANTGKSSLINALFGRLQVTTDTLPGTTQAMKAYRLEREGRDAALILDAPGCDTDLLPPKALRRAVLDADLILWVTAANRADRHAEREQLDRIRAWYAERPSRRLPPLVVALTHIDQLRPVKEWQPPYDLNAAPNPKAVAIAAAVQAVARDLNVPVDQTIPVCLAQGRLYNVEDTLAAVILELQEESEKARFLRCLEARKGEEFWSAVKEQMKTAGRMLGSVLR; from the coding sequence ATGATCAGCAAGACCGCCCTGCTGCGCGGCTTCGGCCTGCTGCGCCTTCTGGCCGTGTTCCTGGCTGCCCTGCCCCTGCTGGCCCTGCCGGCCCTCGGCCTGGCCTGGATCTGGCTGTCCGACCACCGCCCTTTCTGGCTGGCCGCGTTGGGAATCTGCGCTGTTTCCGGCTACGGACTGCACCTACTGGCGGCCCGGATCGAACGTTCCCGATCCAAGACCGATCAAGCCGAACAATCAATAGACCCCGAATCTCGCACCACCAGACCCGCCCCTCACTGGTCCCGCCAAGACGAGGCCTGTTGGATCAAGGTGGAGGAGCTGGCCCAGCGAACCTCACCCAAGGACTGGGCGGTCGCGGACGTGCAGCGCATTGCCCTGCTGGGCCGGGACACTCTGGATGTGGTGGCCGGCCACTATCATCCCGAAGCGGACAACCCTCTCCTGGAACTGACCATCCCCCACGCCCTGCTGATCACCGAACGGGCCGCCCGGGATCTGCGCCGGGAGATCACCCGGACCATCCCCTTCAGTCACAAGCTGACCATGGGCCTGCTGGCCCGGATCAACCGCTGGCGAGAAACCGTCAAGCAGTACGAAACCCTCTACCGCCTGGGCCGGGCCGTGCTTTCGCCGTATTCGGCCCTGTTTCATGAAGTGCGGCGCAACCTGGGAAACAGCATCGCCGGATACGGCCTGGAGAACGTCAAGGCCTGGCTGCTGCGCGAGTACGTGCGCAAGGTCGGGTACTACGCCATTGAACTGTACAGCGGAAAACTGCTGCTGATTGACGAGGACCCCACGGCCCGTCCCACAGCGGCCACCCGAAGCGACCTCAATGACGCCGGAAAGCACGGCGAACCCTCCACCTCAGAGCCCTTGCGCATCCTGGTCCTGGGGCGGGCCAACACGGGCAAGTCCAGCCTGATCAACGCCCTGTTCGGCAGGCTTCAGGTGACCACTGATACGCTGCCTGGAACCACCCAGGCCATGAAAGCCTATCGCCTGGAACGGGAGGGCCGGGACGCGGCCCTGATCCTGGACGCCCCCGGATGCGACACCGATCTTCTGCCCCCCAAGGCCCTGCGCCGGGCCGTGCTGGACGCGGACCTGATCCTTTGGGTCACAGCGGCAAACCGGGCCGACCGCCACGCCGAGCGCGAGCAACTGGACCGGATCAGGGCCTGGTACGCCGAACGCCCTTCCCGCCGCCTCCCGCCCCTGGTGGTCGCGCTCACACACATCGACCAGCTCCGGCCGGTCAAAGAATGGCAGCCTCCCTACGATCTGAACGCCGCTCCAAACCCCAAGGCCGTTGCCATCGCCGCGGCGGTGCAAGCCGTGGCCCGGGACCTGAACGTCCCCGTGGACCAGACCATCCCGGTCTGCCTGGCTCAGGGGCGTCTCTACAACGTGGAGGACACGTTGGCTGCGGTGATTCTGGAACTTCAGGAGGAAAGCGAAAAGGCGCGGTTTCTGCGCTGTCTGGAGGCGCGGAAGGGAGAGGAATTCTGGAGCGCCGTCAAAGAGCAGATGAAGACGGCGGGCAGAATGCTCGGGTCGGTTCTTAGATAG
- a CDS encoding UPF0175 family protein yields the protein MNTVVLELPFDALALPGMSPEALAREAQFMLALKLFEVGRLSSGKAAKLCGMGRVEFLLAAGRAGVPIAALDNDEVMAEFNADV from the coding sequence ATGAATACGGTCGTGCTCGAACTCCCTTTTGATGCTTTGGCGTTGCCTGGTATGTCCCCGGAAGCGTTGGCACGCGAAGCCCAATTTATGCTGGCCTTGAAACTGTTCGAAGTTGGACGCTTGAGTTCCGGCAAGGCCGCGAAGCTTTGCGGAATGGGGCGGGTAGAGTTTCTTCTTGCCGCGGGACGAGCCGGTGTACCCATAGCAGCGCTGGACAATGATGAGGTGATGGCGGAGTTTAACGCCGATGTTTGA
- the modA gene encoding molybdate ABC transporter substrate-binding protein — translation MQRIAAALLCVFLFPASVVPVAAQELIVSAAASLTDAFTVLKDDFEKEHPGTQLVFNFGASGALYRQIEQGAPADVFASADMRWMDEAIRIGRVESMESKVFAQNRIVLAVPKNNPAGVSTLKDLESAGVRRVGVVTPDTSPAGNYTRQSLKDLELWEVLEPKYIFAENVTQLLSYLRLGEVDAGFFFASDAVRGADVVAVVREMPMKEPALFPIAPLSDSKQPDLAQAFVRFILSEKGQAVLSGYGFSKAE, via the coding sequence ATGCAACGAATTGCCGCCGCCTTGCTGTGTGTTTTTCTGTTTCCTGCCTCGGTCGTGCCGGTCGCGGCTCAGGAGTTGATCGTGTCCGCGGCGGCCTCGCTGACGGATGCCTTCACTGTGCTCAAGGATGATTTTGAAAAGGAGCACCCTGGAACGCAACTGGTCTTCAACTTCGGAGCCTCCGGGGCGCTCTACCGCCAGATCGAACAGGGCGCGCCCGCGGACGTGTTCGCCTCCGCGGACATGCGCTGGATGGACGAGGCCATCCGGATCGGGCGCGTTGAATCGATGGAGTCCAAAGTCTTTGCGCAAAACCGAATTGTCCTGGCCGTACCCAAAAACAATCCTGCCGGGGTCTCGACCCTGAAAGACCTGGAGAGCGCCGGTGTCCGTCGGGTCGGAGTGGTCACGCCGGACACCAGTCCGGCGGGGAATTATACCAGGCAGTCACTGAAGGACCTGGAACTCTGGGAAGTTCTGGAGCCCAAGTACATCTTCGCGGAAAACGTGACCCAACTACTGAGCTATTTGCGGCTCGGCGAGGTGGATGCCGGGTTCTTTTTCGCCTCGGACGCGGTCCGGGGGGCGGACGTCGTGGCCGTGGTCAGGGAAATGCCCATGAAGGAGCCGGCCCTGTTTCCCATCGCCCCGCTCTCCGACAGCAAACAGCCGGACTTGGCCCAAGCCTTCGTGCGCTTCATCCTTTCCGAGAAGGGACAAGCCGTCCTTTCCGGGTACGGATTCAGCAAAGCGGAATGA
- a CDS encoding ABC transporter ATP-binding protein, whose product MLLRCDITTRFTGDVGGFELDASFQASSTSIVLFGPSGSGKTLTLMTLAGLLAPRSGHIAVRGVTFYDSRTGVNVPARKRNVGVVFQDYALFPHLTVRENVAFGLKRPFRPLSTEQRRKVEELLELFGIAALAGQRPHQLSGGQRQRTALARALAPNPRLLLLDEPFTALDQPLRAKMREELAQIQKRVDVPMVMVTHDLADVEVFAQSLVAFGHGRVLEVLDYRERRSGGESAGDILTPLFEAANGNANESG is encoded by the coding sequence ATGCTTCTGCGATGCGACATCACGACACGCTTCACCGGTGATGTCGGCGGTTTTGAGCTGGATGCGTCGTTCCAGGCGTCCTCCACGTCCATCGTTCTCTTTGGGCCGTCCGGTTCCGGCAAAACACTGACCCTGATGACCCTGGCGGGATTGCTGGCCCCTCGGTCAGGGCACATCGCGGTCCGAGGCGTCACGTTTTATGACTCCCGGACAGGAGTGAACGTGCCCGCCAGAAAGCGCAATGTCGGCGTCGTGTTTCAGGACTATGCCCTGTTTCCGCATCTGACTGTCCGGGAAAACGTGGCTTTCGGCCTGAAGCGACCCTTTCGTCCGCTCAGCACGGAACAGCGGCGAAAGGTGGAGGAACTGCTGGAATTGTTCGGCATCGCCGCTCTTGCCGGACAACGTCCCCATCAATTGTCCGGTGGCCAGCGCCAACGCACGGCCCTGGCCAGAGCCCTGGCCCCCAATCCGCGGCTGTTGCTTCTGGACGAGCCGTTCACGGCCCTGGATCAGCCCTTGCGGGCGAAAATGCGCGAGGAACTGGCCCAAATTCAGAAACGTGTTGACGTGCCCATGGTCATGGTCACCCACGATCTGGCCGATGTGGAGGTCTTTGCCCAAAGCCTGGTGGCTTTTGGTCACGGACGGGTGTTGGAGGTGCTGGATTATCGGGAGCGTCGCTCCGGTGGTGAAAGCGCGGGAGATATTCTGACTCCGTTGTTTGAGGCGGCCAATGGCAATGCCAATGAATCCGGATGA
- a CDS encoding class I SAM-dependent methyltransferase encodes MTSPWIAYNDLAWVDDWLADAADYEREAAVYVELIRRAATSGLVRAPRTLLHLGCGAGGHDREFKRHFAITGVDLSPGMLNMARTRHPEIEYLEDDMRSVRLNRRFDAVVIPDCIDYMTTLDELRQAVQTAVDHLHPGGVLLVVGKPAETFQDNNFAYTGEKDGVHVTLLENNYVNPYRPGTYEAALFYLIRRHGDLTTHADLHVLGLFPQATWDQVFQEAGLAMRQEILDGVYDKFLLNDGAYPMTIFVGQNS; translated from the coding sequence ATGACCTCCCCCTGGATTGCTTACAACGACCTGGCCTGGGTCGATGATTGGTTGGCCGATGCGGCGGATTATGAGCGGGAGGCCGCTGTTTATGTGGAGTTGATCCGGCGGGCCGCGACGTCGGGCCTGGTTCGTGCGCCGCGGACTCTGCTGCATCTGGGCTGCGGGGCGGGCGGGCATGATCGGGAGTTCAAGCGGCACTTCGCGATCACCGGCGTGGACCTGAGTCCGGGCATGTTGAACATGGCCCGGACCAGACATCCGGAGATCGAGTATTTGGAAGACGACATGCGCTCCGTGCGCTTGAACCGACGATTCGACGCGGTGGTCATCCCGGACTGCATCGACTACATGACCACGTTGGACGAGTTGCGCCAGGCCGTGCAAACCGCGGTGGACCATCTCCATCCGGGCGGGGTCCTGCTTGTGGTCGGGAAGCCGGCGGAGACCTTTCAGGACAACAATTTCGCCTATACCGGCGAAAAGGACGGCGTCCACGTCACGCTGCTGGAAAACAACTACGTCAATCCATACCGCCCCGGCACCTACGAGGCCGCGCTCTTCTATCTGATCCGCCGCCACGGCGACCTGACCACCCACGCGGACCTTCACGTCCTCGGCCTCTTTCCCCAGGCGACCTGGGACCAGGTGTTCCAGGAGGCCGGGCTCGCCATGCGTCAAGAGATTCTCGACGGCGTCTACGACAAGTTTCTGCTCAACGACGGCGCGTATCCGATGACGATTTTCGTTGGGCAAAATAGCTGA
- a CDS encoding HDIG domain-containing metalloprotein has translation MISREQAWELLSSKGQEQHMLHHALETEAVMRGVARRLGQDEEVWGLAGLLHDLDFHETKELPEEHGLRAATWLAEDLPEEALTAIRAHNGERNGVAPSTTFDHALRCSETVTGLVSAAALIRPTKLEGLGAKSLKKKMKDKAFAAAVNREIIRECETIGVGLDDFLNDAVASITTIADQVNLK, from the coding sequence ATGATATCGCGTGAACAAGCCTGGGAGCTGCTTTCCAGCAAGGGCCAGGAACAGCATATGCTGCATCATGCCCTGGAGACCGAGGCGGTGATGCGGGGGGTGGCCAGGCGGCTGGGGCAGGATGAGGAAGTCTGGGGGCTGGCGGGGCTGCTCCATGATCTGGACTTCCACGAAACCAAGGAATTGCCGGAAGAGCACGGTTTGCGGGCGGCCACGTGGCTGGCCGAGGACTTGCCCGAGGAAGCCTTGACGGCCATCCGCGCCCATAACGGCGAGCGCAACGGGGTTGCGCCGTCCACCACCTTCGACCACGCCTTGCGCTGCTCCGAGACCGTCACCGGCCTGGTTTCCGCGGCGGCCCTGATCCGGCCCACGAAGCTGGAGGGGCTGGGGGCCAAGAGTCTGAAGAAGAAAATGAAGGACAAGGCCTTTGCCGCGGCGGTGAACCGGGAGATCATCCGGGAGTGCGAGACCATCGGGGTGGGACTGGATGACTTTCTGAACGATGCCGTGGCCTCCATCACCACCATCGCCGATCAGGTCAACCTGAAGTGA
- the argB gene encoding acetylglutamate kinase: protein MQHEVAKAKTLLEALPYIRDFFGQTVVIKYGGHAMKDEQLKRAFALNIVLLRYIGVNPVIVHGGGPQIGRMLDQLGICCQFREGLRVTDEATMDVVEMVLVGKVNKEIVNLLNQHGGKAVGLSGKDGRIINAQKMEMVIPHKDMPPEIIDLGKVGEVTDIRTGLIRTLEKEGFIPVIAPVGVDDDGETYNINADAVAGAVAAALEAKRLILLTDVPGVLDLEGNLISSMNRHKAVEALEKGVLRGGMIPKVKCCLEAVEAGVEKAHIIDGRLENSILLEMFTKGGIGTEIIF from the coding sequence ATGCAACACGAAGTCGCCAAAGCCAAAACCCTGCTCGAAGCGCTCCCGTACATCCGGGATTTTTTCGGGCAGACCGTGGTCATCAAGTATGGCGGGCACGCCATGAAGGACGAGCAGCTCAAGCGGGCGTTCGCCCTGAACATCGTCCTGCTGCGCTACATCGGGGTCAATCCGGTGATCGTGCATGGCGGCGGCCCGCAGATCGGCAGGATGCTGGATCAACTGGGCATCTGCTGCCAGTTCCGGGAAGGGCTGCGGGTCACGGACGAGGCCACCATGGACGTGGTGGAAATGGTGTTGGTGGGCAAGGTGAACAAGGAGATCGTCAACCTGCTCAATCAGCACGGAGGCAAGGCCGTGGGGCTCTCCGGCAAGGACGGGCGGATCATCAACGCCCAGAAAATGGAGATGGTCATCCCGCACAAGGACATGCCCCCGGAAATTATCGACCTGGGCAAGGTGGGCGAGGTCACGGACATCCGCACCGGCCTGATTCGCACCCTGGAAAAAGAAGGCTTCATCCCGGTGATCGCCCCGGTGGGCGTGGACGACGATGGCGAAACTTACAACATCAATGCCGACGCCGTGGCCGGGGCCGTGGCCGCGGCTCTGGAGGCCAAACGGCTGATCCTGCTCACCGACGTACCCGGCGTGCTGGATCTGGAGGGTAATCTGATCTCGTCCATGAACCGGCACAAGGCCGTGGAAGCCCTGGAAAAAGGGGTGCTGCGCGGCGGCATGATCCCCAAGGTCAAATGCTGCCTGGAAGCCGTGGAAGCCGGCGTCGAAAAGGCCCACATCATCGACGGCCGCCTGGAGAATTCCATCCTTCTGGAGATGTTTACCAAGGGCGGGATCGGTACGGAGATCATTTTTTAG
- a CDS encoding YcjF family protein yields the protein MFANLLTGLRRTIRGAAAEKDPESGLNGESGMSDAALNEALRRARAVQPPPVVWLLGKTQSGKTSIIRSLTGSPDAEIGNGFQSCTRTARFYDHPADAPVVRFLDTQGLGEVDYDPAEDLAFCESQAQLIIAVVKVSDGLQGAVFDVLRAVRRRRPDWPVIVAQTCLHEVYPSGFEHVLPYPFDQSGWETRVPPNLTRALLFQRDRLGALPGNGPMVWVPVDLTLPEDDILPTDYGLDALWKAVQRASRFDLEVRLRDESDREDGQSDSFSLAAHQQIVGYAMASAAIGALPLVDLAALPALQVKMLHKLGELAGVRWDKRRVAEFSALLGPGIMAGYGLRLAGRSVIKLIPVLGQTGGAAYGAATGAGLTFALGKAARLYLDHAAQGRSVRAEDVRKIFDEALRRGRNLIKPFGQKDGS from the coding sequence ATGTTCGCCAACCTGCTGACCGGACTGCGGCGAACGATCCGAGGGGCCGCCGCTGAAAAGGACCCAGAAAGCGGGCTAAACGGCGAGAGCGGGATGAGCGACGCCGCGCTGAACGAGGCCCTGCGCCGGGCCAGGGCGGTCCAGCCACCGCCGGTGGTCTGGCTGCTGGGCAAGACCCAGTCCGGGAAGACCTCCATCATCCGCTCCCTGACCGGTAGCCCGGACGCGGAGATCGGCAACGGCTTTCAAAGCTGCACCCGGACCGCCCGGTTCTACGACCACCCGGCCGATGCGCCGGTGGTCCGCTTCCTGGACACCCAGGGTCTGGGCGAGGTGGACTACGATCCTGCCGAGGACCTGGCCTTTTGCGAATCCCAGGCCCAGTTGATCATTGCCGTGGTCAAGGTCTCGGACGGGTTGCAGGGCGCGGTGTTCGACGTCCTGCGGGCCGTGCGCCGACGGCGACCGGACTGGCCGGTGATCGTGGCCCAGACCTGCCTGCACGAAGTCTATCCCTCAGGTTTCGAGCACGTTCTGCCCTACCCCTTCGACCAATCCGGCTGGGAGACGCGGGTTCCCCCGAACCTGACCCGGGCTCTGCTCTTCCAGCGCGACCGGCTCGGCGCCCTGCCTGGAAACGGACCGATGGTCTGGGTCCCGGTGGACCTGACCCTGCCCGAGGACGACATTCTTCCCACGGATTACGGCCTGGACGCCCTTTGGAAGGCCGTTCAGCGGGCTTCCCGGTTCGACCTGGAAGTGCGGCTTCGAGACGAGAGCGACCGGGAAGACGGCCAGAGCGATTCATTTTCCCTGGCCGCTCATCAGCAAATCGTCGGCTACGCCATGGCTTCCGCGGCCATTGGGGCCCTGCCCCTGGTGGACCTGGCGGCCCTGCCCGCCTTGCAGGTGAAGATGCTCCACAAGCTGGGCGAGTTGGCCGGAGTGCGCTGGGACAAGCGGCGCGTCGCAGAATTCTCCGCCCTGCTCGGGCCGGGCATCATGGCCGGATATGGGCTGCGCCTGGCTGGGCGCAGCGTGATCAAGTTGATTCCGGTCCTGGGCCAGACAGGAGGAGCGGCCTACGGCGCGGCCACCGGCGCGGGCCTGACCTTCGCCCTGGGCAAGGCGGCCCGACTTTACCTGGACCACGCGGCCCAAGGGCGCTCCGTGCGGGCCGAGGACGTCCGGAAGATCTTTGACGAGGCGTTGCGCCGGGGCCGGAACCTGATCAAGCCCTTCGGGCAAAAGGACGGATCATGA
- a CDS encoding TOBE domain-containing protein, translating to MHTIPDEDPATRHSPGASFSVPPNVKILDSVQLAELERTFRVWATDSPRRDVRESRRRILLIFLLIRHTGAKLNEILDLKAGDIDLGKRVVTVGGEERERARVVEIPDDLAEELRAALTAGGHGPEDALFRIDPAHVRRKFYEQAEACGLPREFGNPSTLRRSRSVELLRGNLPLPVVQRLLGHSTPNLTAAHLDVSEEDVHHAARRYIDRESRRRTSARNIFFGKITEILTGDIQSEVTLLTLGGLHVVSVITNASLRRMRLKVGMFVTAEIKAPWVLVAGSEGADQNSADNRLPAMVIDVSTGRINAEILLRLADGTEICSITTAASSRRLKLRSGDQAWVLFGAYCVVLNRE from the coding sequence ATGCACACCATCCCTGATGAAGACCCCGCGACACGGCATTCGCCGGGCGCTTCGTTTTCCGTCCCACCGAACGTCAAGATTCTCGACTCCGTCCAACTGGCGGAGCTGGAGCGAACCTTTCGCGTCTGGGCAACGGACTCTCCGCGGCGGGACGTTCGGGAGTCCAGGCGGCGCATCCTTTTGATATTTCTTTTGATCCGTCATACGGGCGCCAAGCTGAACGAAATATTGGACCTCAAGGCGGGGGACATCGATCTGGGGAAGCGGGTCGTCACCGTGGGCGGCGAGGAACGGGAACGCGCCAGGGTCGTTGAAATTCCCGACGACCTGGCTGAAGAGCTGCGCGCGGCCTTGACTGCGGGCGGGCATGGTCCGGAGGATGCCTTGTTTCGAATCGACCCGGCCCATGTCCGGCGCAAGTTTTACGAGCAGGCCGAGGCTTGCGGGCTGCCCCGGGAGTTCGGCAATCCCAGTACGCTGCGCCGCTCACGCTCCGTGGAACTGCTGCGCGGCAATCTGCCCCTGCCCGTGGTCCAGCGGCTGCTCGGCCACTCCACGCCCAACCTCACCGCCGCGCATCTGGATGTCTCCGAGGAAGACGTCCACCATGCCGCCAGACGGTATATCGACCGGGAGAGTCGCCGGCGCACCAGCGCCCGGAACATTTTTTTCGGCAAGATCACGGAAATTCTCACCGGGGACATTCAGTCCGAAGTGACGCTGCTGACTCTGGGCGGGCTGCACGTCGTCTCGGTGATCACCAACGCCAGTCTGCGCAGGATGCGGCTGAAGGTCGGGATGTTCGTGACCGCGGAAATCAAGGCTCCTTGGGTACTCGTCGCCGGCTCCGAGGGAGCGGACCAGAACAGCGCGGACAACCGCCTGCCGGCCATGGTCATCGACGTCAGCACCGGTCGGATCAACGCCGAAATTCTGCTGCGCCTGGCGGACGGCACGGAAATCTGCTCCATAACGACCGCCGCGAGCAGCCGTCGCCTGAAGCTGCGCTCAGGCGACCAGGCCTGGGTGCTTTTCGGGGCCTATTGCGTGGTTCTCAATCGGGAGTGA
- a CDS encoding SAM-dependent methyltransferase: protein MTNPLIKPEFPLSAKYDPDWMLDNQMGPNAVWLMEWLAGALALRPGLRVLDLGCGRAMTSVFMAREFGVQVWAADLWISPEFNHARAEAAGVGSLVYPLRAEAHALPFPEAFFDVVVSVDAYQYFGTDVLYLGYLTRFLKPGGQIGVVVPGLTQAFSEVPEHLAAPQSNGKIFWEDECWSFKTADWWREHWSRNRGVTDLSVDLLPDGWRHWHDFERAAEASGKSHFPSDAEALAVDQGKFIGFVRAVARRTDWMAENLYSPDVGMRCGVDG, encoded by the coding sequence ATGACCAATCCGCTGATCAAGCCCGAATTCCCCCTGTCCGCGAAGTACGACCCGGACTGGATGCTGGATAACCAGATGGGGCCCAACGCCGTTTGGCTGATGGAATGGCTGGCCGGGGCCCTGGCGCTGCGACCGGGACTGCGCGTGCTCGACCTGGGGTGCGGGCGGGCCATGACCAGCGTTTTCATGGCCCGGGAGTTCGGCGTGCAGGTCTGGGCCGCGGATTTATGGATCTCTCCGGAATTCAACCATGCCCGGGCCGAGGCTGCCGGGGTTGGCTCCCTGGTGTATCCCTTGCGGGCCGAAGCCCACGCCCTGCCTTTTCCCGAGGCCTTCTTCGACGTGGTCGTGTCCGTGGACGCCTATCAGTACTTCGGCACGGACGTGCTCTACCTGGGCTACCTGACCCGCTTCCTGAAACCCGGCGGACAGATCGGCGTGGTCGTTCCCGGCCTGACGCAAGCCTTTTCAGAGGTTCCGGAGCACCTGGCCGCGCCGCAATCCAACGGCAAGATATTCTGGGAAGACGAGTGCTGGAGCTTCAAGACCGCGGACTGGTGGCGCGAGCACTGGAGCCGTAATCGGGGCGTGACTGACCTGAGCGTGGATCTGCTGCCGGACGGATGGCGGCACTGGCATGACTTCGAGCGGGCCGCGGAAGCTTCCGGCAAGTCCCATTTTCCATCGGATGCCGAAGCCCTGGCCGTTGACCAAGGGAAATTCATCGGTTTTGTCCGGGCCGTGGCCCGGCGCACCGACTGGATGGCCGAAAATCTGTACAGTCCGGACGTGGGCATGCGCTGCGGAGTGGACGGCTGA